GGCGGATACCAACGGTAGATTCCCAGCGGCTCTTTATAGACTTTATGATTCTTGACCGCCTTGACTCTGCTCCAATCCTGGCCGTTCACCTTGTTGCCGAGCAGATCCTCGGGCAGCGTTTCCGTGAAATTCGTGATGTAAATGATATCGGGATCCCATTTATAAATCTGCTCCATGTTGACCACGGCGGTTCCCTTGATGTCAGCGGCGACATTAACCGCTCCGGTCGCAGTCAGCCAGAAATGACTGAAATGGGCGCTTCCGGCGACCGTGATCGCCTTCTCATCGTCTTTGTAAAGGAACAGGGCCCTGGTCCGCTTTTCCACGGGGATAGTCTTGACCCGCTCCTGAATCATGTTTAACGCCTGAAGCGATTGGCGCTTGAACTCTTCGGCCTTGGACTGCTTCTCGCTCTTTCCGAGCACCTGTTCCAGCAGTTTCATCCAGGTGTATACGTTTTCGATGCTGTTGCCGTCCGCCAACGAGGTAGTCCGGAACCCGACCGCCGGAATTCCCGTCTTCTCCAGCTTTTCCTGCTCGGGCGCATTCTCGCCCCGGAATAACACCACGTCCGGCCGGAGCTTCATCAGCTCTTCCAGATTGACATCGTTTCCCGTAGCAAAGACCGTCTCGGCCTTCATGATCTCCGGAGCCATCGCCGAGAGCATGGAAGGGCCCGCTGCGCTTCGGGAGGCCGGGGGTATCCCGACCAAGCGTTTGGTCGAACCGTCCACCATGTAAAAAACCGACGGCAGCGGCCAGATCGTGGTGACCACCACCCGCTTTACTTGTACCGGGAGCTTCACCGTCCGGCCATTTTGGTCGACGACTGTCCGGGTCTTTGCAGTCGCTTTCCCCCACACCGCATTGCCCGGTCCGGAGCCGGCGGCAACCGCCAGAACCGCTGCCAACAGCAAAAACATCGCCATGCTTCGTTGCAATTTTCGCATCAATGAATTCTTCCTTTCATCTGCTTTTTCCATGGATGACTTGAAATCCAACTAATCGGCGCTTTCCACCCAGATGCGCTCTAAAAGCGTTGTGATAAACCCTGTCCGAAGGCCAGGGTGAACACAAAAGCTCAGAGAAGCAAGTGATAAAGTCGATTTTTAATCCTTTGAAAGAGTGATTTCCGAATTTGAGGACTTTATCACATGGCTTCTAAACCTTCGGCAATCATCGCGTTCCCCTCCTCTCTCAGATAACGGCGGCGGTCCGTGTGATAGATCTTGCTGGATACGGCATAATGGGGGATTCCAATGTACTTCGTCCGCGCCGGTTGCACCAGAGGCTGGTACAAGGGATCGCCGATCACCACCTTGTATTCGCCGTTCATCGCCAGTTCCGCCAGATCGTCCTCCGATTGCAAATGACGATCGCCCGCCGCCAGCAATGCGGCATCCATATTGAAATAGGAAGCCACGTCCACCCGCTGAAACCCAAAATCATCCTGCAGGCAACAGCGTATCGAATTGGCGGTTATCTGCTCACCGGAATGCCGGTCATAAAAGGGATGCCGTATTGACTTTCCAGATAGCGGGCGGCGGCCAACCCCGTCCCGGAAACCACCAAATTCAAGCCGGCCTCCGCCGCGCGGCCGACATCCCCCAGATCGGCCCCCATCGACCAACAGGATACGATCGTATAACCCGCCTTTTCCAGCCCCTGGCGTAACGCTTGCAGATTGTCGGGGCTCAGATCGAGCGGCGTGGCGCCGATGATATTCAATCCGTCCGCCAATTTCCGCGACGGCGGCTTTACAAATTGACGCGCCACCGCCAAGAACGCCTGGGAAGCCCCCTGATCGTAATAATGCATTCCACTGGTGTCAAAGGCCAGCACCGGCAGATCAAAGCGCTGCGACATCTCCGCGGCGACCGCCGCATAGTCCATGCCAATCACCATCGGTGCCGGACTTCCCAGTAAAGCGATGAACGCGGCGCGGCGGCGCCCGAGATATTCTTGGACTTTACGAAAGAGTTTCGCCTCGTCACCCAGGACTGCGTCCATCTCGCGCAACCCGGAACAGTACACGTTGCCGGGACCGCCATACCAACGTGGTTCATCATAGCCGGTATAATTGCCCGTGCATCCGGAGGCATCGAGAATCACCGAAACCCCTCCCAGCTCGAACAGGGCTGAGCAGACCCCCGAATAATCCGGGGCGAACGGCGGCAGGAACTTGAACAAGCGTTTCATCCTAATCTCCCCTATATCACAATCGTCGCATTCAAGATCACAT
This is a stretch of genomic DNA from Hydrogenispora ethanolica. It encodes these proteins:
- a CDS encoding ABC transporter substrate-binding protein: MRKLQRSMAMFLLLAAVLAVAAGSGPGNAVWGKATAKTRTVVDQNGRTVKLPVQVKRVVVTTIWPLPSVFYMVDGSTKRLVGIPPASRSAAGPSMLSAMAPEIMKAETVFATGNDVNLEELMKLRPDVVLFRGENAPEQEKLEKTGIPAVGFRTTSLADGNSIENVYTWMKLLEQVLGKSEKQSKAEEFKRQSLQALNMIQERVKTIPVEKRTRALFLYKDDEKAITVAGSAHFSHFWLTATGAVNVAADIKGTAVVNMEQIYKWDPDIIYITNFTETLPEDLLGNKVNGQDWSRVKAVKNHKVYKEPLGIYRWYPPSTDVPLMLKWLAQKNYPGLFNDYSIETEIKKYFRQFYHYQLRDSQVRQILNPPRDAAKDS
- a CDS encoding nitrogenase component 1, giving the protein MKRLFKFLPPFAPDYSGVCSALFELGGVSVILDASGCTGNYTGYDEPRWYGGPGNVYCSGLREMDAVLGDEAKLFRKVQEYLGRRRAAFIALLGSPAPMVIGMDYAAVAAEMSQRFDLPVLAFDTSGMHYYDQGASQAFLAVARQFVKPPSRKLADGLNIIGATPLDLSPDNLQALRQGLEKAGYTIVSCWSMGADLGDVGRAAEAGLNLVVSGTGLAAARYLESQYGIPFMTGIPVSR